From one bacterium genomic stretch:
- a CDS encoding restriction endonuclease, with the protein MTRSSGLLRSLAKLATTSSRRSYSTSGRIKYSVEVKHDGLHEYKFMTGYDKHALEEKANALMDKWNAKWEEIQRKQEAKMRLEQKIEIVRQKTESAKEEINKATTLLLTSLQTSHSIDWDSLKDFTPFPTTKPSEPKLKVLPVQPDIKDPIYKAKLGIIGRIFSGIKKKRLDQSKQKYDVALNTWQQESQKVSETNKQATERYKKKTEDWENEKRKYEEEQQLQHNEIDQLRKSYENNEREAIEQYFSIIISKSNYPNWISIDHELLYNAENRQLIVDMQLPSPSDIPSLKEVKYIKTKDEIQEVLLKEQDINKLYDSVVYQMLLRTIHELFDADTTDVLDAVALNGIVNYIDKSTGKEETSCIVSLLTTKKDFLDINLSAVDVKSCFKKLKGIGSAQLYGMTPVNPILQMDKQDSRFVASYAVAEKLSEGMNIACISWEDFEHLVRELFEKEFTESGGEVKITQASRDGGVDAVAFDPDPLRGGKIVIQAKRYTNTVPVSAVRDLYGTLINEGASRGILISTSDYGTDSYQFAKDKPLTLLSGNHLLHLLNKHGYKARIDLKEAKEINKANENQR; encoded by the coding sequence ATGACTCGTAGTAGCGGATTACTTAGATCACTCGCAAAACTTGCTACAACAAGTAGCAGACGTTCTTATTCAACCAGCGGAAGGATTAAGTACTCCGTCGAAGTTAAACATGATGGATTACATGAGTACAAGTTCATGACAGGTTACGATAAACATGCTCTAGAAGAAAAGGCAAACGCGTTAATGGACAAGTGGAATGCCAAATGGGAAGAAATCCAGAGAAAACAAGAAGCTAAAATGCGTCTTGAACAAAAGATTGAAATTGTCAGGCAAAAAACGGAATCTGCTAAAGAAGAAATTAACAAGGCAACAACACTACTGCTTACTAGTTTACAAACTTCTCATTCCATAGATTGGGATTCATTAAAAGATTTTACACCCTTTCCGACAACAAAACCAAGCGAGCCTAAACTTAAAGTTCTGCCGGTACAACCTGATATCAAAGACCCCATATACAAAGCTAAACTGGGAATTATAGGGCGTATCTTCTCCGGAATTAAAAAGAAACGTCTTGACCAATCAAAGCAAAAATACGATGTTGCACTTAATACCTGGCAACAAGAAAGTCAAAAAGTTTCAGAAACTAACAAACAAGCAACAGAACGATATAAAAAGAAAACGGAAGATTGGGAAAACGAAAAGAGAAAATATGAAGAAGAACAACAACTACAACATAATGAGATAGATCAACTAAGAAAAAGTTACGAAAATAATGAACGTGAAGCGATAGAACAATACTTTAGTATTATTATATCTAAGTCAAATTATCCCAATTGGATTTCAATTGATCACGAGCTTCTATACAATGCTGAAAATCGTCAGTTAATTGTGGATATGCAATTACCCTCCCCTTCTGATATACCGAGTTTAAAAGAGGTTAAATATATAAAGACCAAAGACGAAATTCAAGAAGTATTATTAAAGGAACAGGATATTAACAAATTATATGATAGTGTCGTCTATCAAATGCTGTTGCGAACGATACATGAACTATTTGACGCTGACACAACCGACGTTTTAGATGCTGTGGCATTGAATGGTATAGTAAATTACATAGATAAATCAACAGGTAAAGAAGAAACAAGTTGTATCGTTTCACTACTGACAACTAAAAAGGATTTCTTGGATATAAATTTATCTGCTGTTGATGTAAAAAGCTGCTTTAAAAAGCTCAAAGGGATTGGTAGTGCTCAACTCTACGGCATGACACCTGTAAATCCAATCCTCCAAATGGACAAACAGGATTCTCGGTTTGTCGCATCATACGCTGTTGCAGAAAAGCTATCTGAAGGGATGAATATTGCGTGTATTAGTTGGGAGGATTTCGAACACCTTGTTCGTGAGCTATTCGAAAAAGAATTTACAGAGTCCGGCGGCGAAGTAAAAATTACACAAGCAAGTCGAGATGGTGGTGTTGATGCTGTAGCCTTTGATCCAGATCCCCTTCGGGGGGGGAAGATCGTGATTCAGGCGAAGCGATACACAAATACAGTGCCTGTATCGGCAGTTCGAGATTTATATGGAACATTGATCAACGAAGGTGCCTCCAGGGGTATTCTTATCTCCACCTCGGATTACGGTACTGATTCTTATCAGTTTGCCAAGGATAAACCTCTAACCCTTCTTAGCGGAAATCACCTGCTTCACCTCCTAAACAAGCATGGCTATAAAGCTAGGATAGATTTAAAAGAAGCAAAGGAAATTAATAAAGCCAACGAAAATCAACGATAA
- a CDS encoding DUF3800 domain-containing protein, with the protein MRHTSNSREYFHFILAGLSIPIWYWRDCEREIGIIKKKYYVEQEIHVAWILRPYFEQTHIPDFEQLTYDERRRAVESKRTTELLRLQRANNPKLYRQTKKNNKKTEPYIHLSYTERRNLITELAECISKWEFARLFAECIDKVHFDPSKSAYSIDEQAFDQIVSRFEQYLSIISKSFGVASYGLLIHDNNETVAKKHTELMKKFYKTGTRWTALSHIIETPLFVDSQLTSMVQVADLCGYALRRYLENGESFLFNFIFSRADRKDGVVVGVRHFTTLSCTCAICLGHRPRSL; encoded by the coding sequence ATTCCTATCTGGTATTGGCGGGATTGTGAACGTGAAATAGGAATAATAAAGAAAAAATATTATGTAGAACAAGAGATTCATGTTGCGTGGATTCTCCGTCCATACTTTGAGCAAACTCATATACCAGATTTTGAACAGCTTACTTATGATGAACGCAGAAGAGCTGTTGAATCTAAACGAACAACAGAATTACTGAGACTTCAACGGGCAAATAATCCAAAACTATACAGGCAGACGAAAAAGAATAACAAAAAAACCGAACCATATATTCATTTATCATATACTGAACGCCGGAATCTCATAACTGAGTTAGCTGAATGTATTTCCAAATGGGAATTTGCCCGCCTATTTGCTGAATGTATAGATAAAGTCCATTTCGACCCTTCCAAATCCGCCTATTCTATTGATGAACAGGCATTCGATCAGATCGTTTCACGTTTTGAACAGTATTTATCCATAATTTCCAAGAGTTTTGGAGTTGCCAGTTATGGTTTATTAATCCATGATAATAATGAGACTGTTGCTAAAAAGCATACAGAGCTTATGAAGAAATTCTACAAAACAGGCACAAGGTGGACAGCCTTAAGTCATATTATTGAAACTCCGTTATTTGTTGATAGCCAACTTACAAGCATGGTGCAGGTAGCCGATCTATGCGGATATGCTCTCCGTCGTTATCTTGAAAATGGGGAATCCTTTTTATTTAATTTCATCTTTTCTAGAGCTGACCGAAAAGACGGTGTAGTAGTAGGTGTCAGGCATTTCACTACACTTAGTTGCACATGTGCCATTTGTTTGGGCCACAGACCCCGATCTCTGTGA
- a CDS encoding T9SS type A sorting domain-containing protein: MVGSNWRLERDGERLVNLSGDALYRYLDRDAEPNVTHLYTLEAVLPGGSVRRFGPVEAAWPGPDAAKLTFCAPYPCPATDQVTLSYFLPEGTKNVELSLYDLSGRLVESSVTVPTAPGRHEFAYDTSTLPPGVYLVRLATDAGAITRRVVITR, translated from the coding sequence TTGGTCGGCTCAAATTGGCGCCTGGAGCGTGACGGGGAGCGCCTGGTCAACCTCTCCGGCGACGCTCTCTACCGCTACCTCGACCGCGATGCCGAGCCGAACGTAACCCACCTCTACACCCTCGAAGCCGTGCTCCCCGGCGGCTCCGTCCGTCGCTTCGGCCCCGTGGAAGCCGCCTGGCCGGGACCAGACGCCGCCAAGCTAACCTTCTGCGCTCCCTACCCATGCCCGGCGACGGACCAGGTGACCTTGAGCTACTTCCTCCCGGAGGGTACGAAAAACGTAGAGCTCTCGCTCTACGACCTCTCGGGCCGGCTCGTGGAATCCTCCGTGACCGTCCCCACCGCCCCCGGCCGCCACGAATTCGCCTACGACACCTCGACGCTTCCACCCGGCGTGTACCTCGTGCGCCTCGCCACCGACGCCGGCGCCATCACCCGCCGGGTGGTTATCACAAGGTGA
- the rnr gene encoding ribonuclease R, which yields MTEQPNLLARKICAYFDEKAAKPLSPDTISEALHANNEAVLDALEELEQEGRLFANKAGRYGLPRMMGLVVGRLKGNERGFGFIIPDEEGQTDAFVGRGNFGTAIHGDRVVGRVLGDTRGQGIEAKIIRVLARARETIVGTFRIRGDVAFVAPLDRRIHVAVIVAHKDWFGAQHGEVVVAQVLDWEAPREIPVGKVIEVLGDPDDPGVDILAIVRKFELPDEFPPEVEAEAEKCDPAIADEEWTWRKNLSDEYIITIDPVDAKDFDDAISLEEKDGGWRLGVHIADVSNYVVPGTELDEEAFLRGNSVYLPDRVLPMLPERLSNFVCSLRPGELKRTVSVIADLDARGEVTAVEATPSAINSRYRLWYELAQDLIDGKKSPDVQELGHGRSQAELDELADRLRRMDALAKVLYKRRLDRGAIDLDQPEAKIILDEASGKPLEIRVKERLRTHQLIEEFMLLANEAVAKLLTDAKGPALYRIHDKPDPRSLQHLSKSLKFLQMDFSGDELADPRAMQRLIKAAEGKPLERLIKFMLLRSLQRAVYSPKNVGHFGLASGCYTHFTSPIRRYPDLVVHRLLKALHAGDGSPYDRTELSGIAKHTSATEELAEEAEREADEFKKLEYLTGHLGEVFAGTITGVIAKGVFVELNDLLIEGLVHVAKLGDDYYSFQESPDQLVGRNTGNTYRLGDKLQVQVVKVDLAALRLDLDPAGKIPEKKADRGRRRPPAEGEPHWLKYLPPKQRSRASRRKKYKK from the coding sequence ATGACCGAGCAACCGAACCTCCTGGCGCGGAAAATTTGCGCCTACTTCGACGAGAAGGCCGCGAAGCCCCTCTCGCCGGATACTATATCCGAGGCCCTCCACGCCAACAACGAGGCCGTCCTCGACGCCCTCGAGGAGCTGGAACAGGAGGGCCGCCTCTTCGCCAATAAAGCCGGGCGCTACGGCCTGCCGCGCATGATGGGCCTCGTCGTCGGCCGCCTGAAGGGCAACGAGCGCGGCTTCGGCTTCATCATCCCCGACGAGGAGGGCCAGACGGACGCCTTCGTGGGGCGGGGCAACTTCGGCACGGCCATCCACGGCGACCGCGTGGTTGGGCGCGTCCTGGGCGACACCCGCGGCCAGGGCATCGAGGCGAAAATCATCCGCGTCCTGGCCCGGGCCCGGGAGACCATCGTGGGCACCTTCCGCATCCGGGGCGACGTGGCCTTCGTGGCCCCGCTCGATAGGCGCATCCACGTGGCGGTCATCGTCGCGCACAAGGACTGGTTCGGCGCGCAGCACGGCGAGGTCGTGGTGGCCCAGGTGCTGGACTGGGAGGCCCCCCGCGAGATCCCCGTGGGCAAGGTAATCGAGGTCCTGGGCGATCCCGACGATCCCGGCGTGGACATCCTGGCCATCGTCCGCAAGTTCGAGCTCCCCGACGAGTTCCCCCCCGAGGTCGAGGCCGAGGCCGAGAAGTGCGACCCGGCCATCGCCGACGAGGAATGGACCTGGCGGAAAAACCTCTCCGACGAGTACATCATCACCATAGACCCGGTGGACGCCAAGGACTTCGACGACGCGATAAGCCTGGAGGAGAAAGACGGCGGCTGGCGGCTGGGGGTCCACATCGCCGACGTGTCGAATTACGTGGTCCCCGGCACGGAGCTGGACGAGGAGGCCTTCCTGCGCGGCAACAGCGTGTACCTCCCCGACCGGGTGCTGCCCATGCTCCCCGAGAGGCTCTCCAATTTCGTCTGCTCCCTGCGGCCCGGCGAGCTCAAGCGCACGGTGAGCGTCATCGCCGACCTCGACGCCAGGGGGGAGGTCACGGCGGTGGAGGCGACCCCCTCCGCGATAAACTCCCGGTACCGGCTGTGGTACGAGCTGGCCCAGGATTTGATTGACGGCAAAAAGAGCCCCGACGTGCAGGAGCTCGGCCACGGCAGGAGTCAGGCGGAGCTGGACGAGCTGGCCGACCGATTGCGGCGGATGGACGCCCTGGCGAAGGTTCTGTACAAAAGGCGCCTGGACCGCGGGGCCATAGACCTGGACCAGCCCGAGGCGAAGATAATACTGGACGAGGCCTCCGGCAAGCCGCTGGAGATTCGGGTCAAGGAGCGCCTGCGCACCCATCAGCTCATCGAGGAGTTCATGCTGTTGGCCAACGAGGCGGTGGCCAAGCTGCTGACCGACGCCAAGGGGCCGGCACTCTACCGCATCCACGACAAGCCGGACCCCCGCTCGCTCCAGCACCTCTCCAAGTCGCTCAAGTTCCTGCAGATGGACTTCTCCGGCGACGAGCTCGCCGATCCCCGGGCGATGCAAAGGCTCATCAAGGCCGCCGAGGGCAAGCCGCTCGAGCGGCTCATCAAGTTCATGCTGCTGCGGAGCCTCCAGCGGGCGGTGTACTCGCCGAAGAACGTCGGGCACTTCGGGCTGGCCTCGGGCTGCTACACGCACTTCACCAGCCCCATCCGGCGCTACCCGGACCTGGTGGTGCACCGGCTGCTCAAGGCGCTCCACGCCGGCGACGGGTCGCCCTACGACCGGACCGAGCTCTCGGGAATCGCCAAGCACACCTCGGCCACGGAGGAGCTGGCCGAGGAGGCCGAGCGCGAGGCGGACGAGTTCAAGAAGCTGGAGTACCTCACCGGGCATTTAGGCGAGGTTTTCGCCGGGACCATCACCGGGGTGATTGCCAAGGGCGTCTTCGTCGAGCTGAACGACCTGTTGATCGAGGGGCTGGTCCACGTGGCGAAGCTGGGCGACGACTACTACAGCTTCCAGGAGTCGCCGGACCAGCTCGTGGGACGGAACACCGGCAACACATACCGTCTGGGGGACAAGCTCCAGGTGCAGGTGGTGAAGGTGGACCTGGCGGCGCTGCGGCTGGACCTGGACCCGGCGGGTAAAATACCCGAGAAGAAGGCGGACCGCGGTCGGAGGCGGCCCCCCGCGGAAGGCGAGCCCCACTGGCTCAAGTACCTGCCGCCCAAGCAGCGCAGCCGCGCGAGCCGGAGGAAAAAGTATAAGAAGTAA